A portion of the Punica granatum isolate Tunisia-2019 chromosome 7, ASM765513v2, whole genome shotgun sequence genome contains these proteins:
- the LOC116214364 gene encoding heavy metal-associated isoprenylated plant protein 33-like yields MSQSWVLKVNIYDDGCVKKVMKLQKIEGVNVIVIDSSQGLVTVTGNVDPNMLIKKLKKYGKHAELLGPPRGSSSQNNNAQNSGRNGNGGGGGGDNNGHEGGGNHHDGGQANNGALLIYNGMDNHHANGRPNSGSGGAGAGGGFMIQIGGYRPMGQMGCYPPMGRMGGMPMGPMGVYWPMGRMGGHRPMGRMGGCRPMGHMGVCPPMGHMGGYRPMGQMGGYLPMGQMGDMPASQDLPAMHGGGYDQNPYQQQPMGVMMNQYHQQPHHHGHGNEMHQPMMRPPASECCLKRFNDESMERCTVM; encoded by the exons ATGAGTCAG AGCTGGGTGCTGAAGGTGAACATCTACGATGATGGGTGCGTGAAGAAGGTGATGAAGCTCCAGAAAATCGAAG GAGTGAATGTAATTGTCATAGATTCCAGTCAAGGGCTGGTGACGGTGACGGGTAACGTGGACCCGAACATGCTCATCAAGAAGCTCAAGAAGTATGGGAAGCACGCCGAGCTGTTAGGCCCTCCGAGGGGTTCGTCTAGCCAGAACAACAACGCTCAGAACAGCGGCAGGAATGGCAATggaggaggtggaggtggGGACAACAATGGCCATGAGGGTGGAGGAAACCACCATGATGGGGGCCAAGCAAATAACGGAGCCCTGCTCATCTACAATGGAATGGATAATCATCATGCCAATGGCCGCCCTAACAGCGGCAGTGGTGGTGCAGGTGCTGGCGGCGGTTTCATGATCCAGATAGGAGGTTACCGGCCAATGGGCCAAATGGGATGTTACCCGCCAATGGGCCGAATGGGCGGTATGCCAATGGGCCCAATGGGGGTTTACTGGCCTATGGGCCGAATGGGAGGTCACCGGCCAATGGGCCGAATGGGAGGTTGCCGGCCAATGGGCCACATGGGAGTTTGCCCGCCAATGGGCCACATGGGAGGGTACCGGCCAATGGGTCAAATGGGAGGTTACCTGCCAATGGGCCAAATGGGCGATATGCCTGCAAGTCAGGATCTGCCGGCGATGCACGGCGGCGGCTATGACCAGAACCCGTATCAGCAGCAACCCATGGGCGTGATGATGAACCAGTACCATCAGCAGCCGCACCACCATGGCCATGGGAACGAGATGCACCAGCCTATGATGCGGCCTCCGGCCTCGGAATGTTGCTTGAAGAGGTTCAACGATGAGAGCATGGAGCGCTGCACTGTCATGTAA
- the LOC116214365 gene encoding heavy metal-associated isoprenylated plant protein 34-like, translated as MTLSWVLKVNIYDDGCVKKVMKLQKIEGVNEVAIDSNQGLVTVTGNVHPNKLIKKLKKYGKHAQLLGGPNNNTQNSGGNGNGGGGGGDNNGHEGGGSSSGGGGAGGGFMSQMGGYWPMGQMGGYRPMGRMGGMPMDQRGGYQPMGQMGGYRPMGQMGDMPASQDLPAMHGGGYYENPYQQQHTGMMMNQHQPHHGHGNEMHDRPPPPMPPPASESSMNMFNDESTESCTVM; from the exons ATGACTCTG AGCTGGGTGTTGAAGGTGAACATCTACGATGATGGGTGCGTGAAGAAGGTGATGAAGCTCCAGAAAATTGAAG GAGTGAATGAAGTTGCCATAGATTCCAATCAAGGGCTTGTGACAGTGACGGGCAACGTGCACCCGAACAAGCTCATCAAGAAGCTCAAGAAGTATGGGAAGCACGCCCAGCTGTTGGGCGGCCCGAACAACAACACTCAGAACAGCGGGGGGAATGGCAATggaggaggtggaggtggGGACAATAATGGCCATGAGGGTGGAGGAAGCAGCAGTGGTGGTGGAGGTGCCGGTGGCGGTTTCATGAGCCAGATGGGAGGTTACTGGCCAATGGGCCAGATGGGAGGTTACCGGCCAATGGGACGAATGGGCGGTATGCCAATGGACCAAAGGGGGGGCTACCAGCCAATGGGCCAAATGGGAGGCTATCGGCCAATGGGCCAAATGGGCGATATGCCTGCAAGTCAGGATCTGCCGGCGATGCACGGCGGTGGGTACTATGAGAACCCGTATCAGCAGCAACACACAGGCATGATGATGAACCAACACCAGCCACACCATGGCCATGGGAACGAGATGCACGATCGTCCACCTCCCCCGATGCCGCCTCCGGCCTCGGAATCTTCCATGAACATGTTCAATGATGAGAGCACGGAGAGCTGCACTGTCATGTAA